Proteins found in one Pyrus communis chromosome 15, drPyrComm1.1, whole genome shotgun sequence genomic segment:
- the LOC137718223 gene encoding uncharacterized protein isoform X2, which translates to MAWWEGFEETRLLIAADTTESGNDVGQLISLRHAKSGNKMCCLFVNGVLQELNWFKQSCTFWCLGEYVTADAGLYTATPVDPVFIFLPIFEEARMKKGDDPGKFRLLDDIIFIKGYPGYHKLLSIAENCLQLVCEKKRSRILQIV; encoded by the exons ATGGCGTGGTGGGAAGGGTTCGAAGAAACCCGTCTTCTCATCGCAGCAG ATACTACTGAATCCGGAAACGACGTCGGACAATTGATTTCGCTCCGCCATGCCAAGTCCG GAAACAAAATGTGCTGCCTTTTTGTTAATGGGGTACTTCAGGAACTCAATTGGTTTAAGCAATCCTGCACTTTTTGGTGTCTGGGTGAATATGTTACTGCAG ATGCTGGGTTATATACTGCCACTCCAGTTGACCCTGTCTTCATTTTCTTGCCCATTTTCGAAGAAGCTAGGATGAAG AAAGGGGACGATCCTGGGAAGTTCAGGCTTTTAGATGAcataatcttcatcaaaggctATCCGGGATACCATAAATTACTGTCCATTGCGGAGAACTGTTTGCAATTAGTTTGCGAAAAAAAAAG AAGTCGGATCCTCCAAATTGTTTAG
- the LOC137718221 gene encoding probable nucleoredoxin 3: MAVHSSNIATVLESEGVEFLLSGDTRVPLSSCNGKTVCLYFSANWCRPCKALTPQLVRLYEVLRLEGKEFEIIFISFDRDEEKFNEHFKCMPWLAVPFDANLHKRLSDMYRIDRIPSLISLSSDGISIEEDLVGLIEDYGADAFPFTNKRREELKAADEAKREGGKIEELLTHQGRNHVLSSDGREIQASELVGKTVGLYFGAHWSPPCRAFTSKLIEAYEELMTSGDQDFEIILVSTDRDLKEFELNTSSMPWLAIPYQDKTRQDLCRIFDIKVIPALVLIGPNGKAISTNGKAMVSLYGAKAFPFTEARITELEAELRKEGEALPPQLKDLKHKHLLKLEMAKAFVCDYCQKQGRFWAFSCGVCDYDLHPNCVEKSL; the protein is encoded by the exons ATGGCAGTGCATAGCAGCAATATAGCAACCGTCCTCGAATCTGAAGGAGTTGAGTTCCTTCTATCCGGCGACACAAGG GTACCGTTGTCGTCATGTAATGGGAAGACAGTGTGCCTCTACTTCTCTGCAAATTGGTGTCGGCCTTGCAAGGCTCTTACCCCTCAGCTGGTGCGACTTTATGAAGTGCTTAGATTGGAAGGAAAAGAGTTTGAGATAATCTTCATATCCTTCGACCGCGATGAGGAAAAGTTCAATGAACACTTCAAGTGCATGCCGTGGCTGGCAGTGCCATTCGATGCTAATCTTCATAAAAGATTGAGTGACATGTACCGCATAGATCGCATCCCATCACTCATTTCATTAAGTTCAGATGGAATATCGATTGAGGAAGACTTGGTTGGATTAATTGAAGACTATGGAGCTGATGCATTTCCATTCACTaacaagagaagagaagagcTAAAGGCTGCCGATGAAGCAAAGCGTGAGGGGGGAAAAATCGAAGAGTTGTTGACGCATCAAGGACGAAACCATGTCTTGTCTAGTGATGGCAGAGAG ATACAGGCGTCTGAACTTGTTGGTAAGACAGTAGGCCTTTACTTTGGTGCACATTGGAGCCCTCCTTGCCGTGCTTTTACTTCCAAACTCATAGAAGCATACGAAGAGCTCATGACCTCCGGTGATCAAGACTTCGAAATCATCCTAGTCTCCACAGACCGAGACCTCAAGGAGTTTGAACTCAACACTAGTAGCATGCCATGGCTTGCCATACCCTACCAGGACAAAACAAGACAAGACCTTTGTAGAATCTTCGACATCAAAGTGATTCCGGCTCTGGTTCTGATAGGACCAAATGGGAAGGCGATTAGCACAAATGGGAAGGCCATGGTCTCCTTATACGGTGCCAAGGCCTTCCCATTCACAGAAGCGAGGATCACAGAGCTCGAAGCAGAATTGAGAAAAGAAGGAGAGGCATTGCCTCCTCAATTGAAGGACTTGAAGCATAAACATTTGCTTAAGTTGGAGATGGCCAAAGCATTTGTGTGTGATTATTGCCAAAAACAGGGGAGGTTTTGGGCATTTTCTTGCGGTGTTTGTGACTACGATCTTCATCCAAACTGCGTAGAAAAATCATTGTAA
- the LOC137718223 gene encoding uncharacterized protein isoform X1, translated as MAWWEGFEETRLLIAADTTESGNDVGQLISLRHAKSGNKMCCLFVNGVLQELNWFKQSCTFWCLGEYVTADAGLYTATPVDPVFIFLPIFEEARMKKGDDPGKFRLLDDIIFIKGYPGYHKLLSIAENCLQLVCEKKRWDTTHALVIQILCGSL; from the exons ATGGCGTGGTGGGAAGGGTTCGAAGAAACCCGTCTTCTCATCGCAGCAG ATACTACTGAATCCGGAAACGACGTCGGACAATTGATTTCGCTCCGCCATGCCAAGTCCG GAAACAAAATGTGCTGCCTTTTTGTTAATGGGGTACTTCAGGAACTCAATTGGTTTAAGCAATCCTGCACTTTTTGGTGTCTGGGTGAATATGTTACTGCAG ATGCTGGGTTATATACTGCCACTCCAGTTGACCCTGTCTTCATTTTCTTGCCCATTTTCGAAGAAGCTAGGATGAAG AAAGGGGACGATCCTGGGAAGTTCAGGCTTTTAGATGAcataatcttcatcaaaggctATCCGGGATACCATAAATTACTGTCCATTGCGGAGAACTGTTTGCAATTAGTTTGCGAAAAAAAAAGGTGGGATACCACCCATGCACTTGTAATTCAGATTTTATGTGGAAGCTTGTAA
- the LOC137718220 gene encoding probable LRR receptor-like serine/threonine-protein kinase At4g31250 has protein sequence MMAHIHKATYDHHHWLFMLVFLVLSYVASSSDPTEPAILLKFKSFLSNDSALDNWTNATPPCNGPHNLWAGLLCDGNGNVFGLALTNMGLMGIIDIDTLMGLSALKTVSFMNNSFEGPIPSVNKLSSLTSVYLSYNQFNGEIPDNFFVGMNSLKKIYLDGNEFTGKIPKSLADLTKIVEMDIRGNQFSGKLPNFPQNPIAWKTLNVSYNRLEGRIPAGLRVSNASTFIGNPDLCGKPLAACKSSKKKVLLIIAIVVISVAAILFFTVVCLKRPRSAESKQVTRVQNKVGANHDTGAMEVELAAEEENNNFKDNDERGGGELYFVRKDINFELEELLRAPAEVLGNGSFGSSYKAGLLSGSKVVKRFKQMNQVRKDDFCDHMRRLGRLSHPNLLPLVAFYYRKEEKLLVHDFVANGSLASHLHAKREPGQPGLDWPTRLMIIKGVARGLAYLYKEFPGLTVPHGHLKSSNVLLDRNFNPLLAEYALIPLVNRDHAQKFMVAFKSPEFYHNERMSKKTDVWSLGILIFEMLTGKFPANYLQPGKRANADLAAWVNSVVREEWTGEVFDKDMKGTTNGEGEMLKLLKIGMCCCESSVEGRWDWREVVDKIEELKERDRDEDYSSYASDGDVYSSRAISEDDFSFSVNA, from the exons atgATGGCACATATTCACAAAGCAACATATGATCACCATCACTGGCTTTTCATGCTAGTTTTCTTAGTACTATCATACGTTGCTTCGTCTTCAGATCCGACCGAGCCAGCCATCCTCCTCAAGTTCAAGTCATTTCTATCCAACGACAGTGCTTTGGACAACTGGACTAACGCCACACCTCCCTGCAACGGTCCGCACAACCTCTGGGCAGGTTTACTTTGTGATGGCAACGGCAATGTGTTCGGGTTGGCTTTAACAAACATGGGTCTCATGGGGATAATCGATATAGACACACTTATGGGTTTGTCTGCCCTGAAAACAGTAAGCTTCATGAACAATAGCTTTGAAGGTCCTATCCCTAGTGTGAACAAACTTAGTTCACTTACATCAGTTTACTTGTCGTACAATCAATTCAATGGTGAAATCCcagataatttttttgttggcATGAATTCCTTGAAGAAAATTTATCTGGATGGGAATGAATTCACGGGTAAAATACCAAAATCGCTGGCTGATTTGACTAAGATTGTGGAAATGGATATTCGGGGAAACCAATTCAGTGGGAAACTACCAAATTTTCCGCAAAATCCAATTGCATGGAAGACTTTGAATGTGTCATACAACAGACTCGAGGGTCGTATTCCGGCCGGCCTGAGAGTTTCCAACGCAAGCACTTTCATCG GAAACCCAGACTTATGTGGGAAGCCACTGGCTGCATGCAAGTCCTCAAAAAAGAAAGTCCTTCTAATCATTGCCATCGTAGTCATCTCAGTTGCTGCAATCTTGTTCTTCACTGTAGTATGCCTCAAACGACCCCGTTCAGCAGAATCAAAACAAGTGACAAGAGTACAAAACAAGGTGGGGGCCAACCATGACACAGGCGCAATGGAGGTCGAATTGGCAGCCGAAGAAGAAAATAACAACTTCAAGGACAATGATGAGAGAGGAGGAGGGGAGTTGTATTTTGTGAGGAAGGACATAAATTTTGAGTTGGAAGAGTTGCTGAGGGCCCCAGCTGAGGTTTTGGGAAATGGGTCCTTTGGGTCATCTTACAAGGCAGGGCTTTTGAGTGGGTCCAAGGTTGTGAAGAGGTTTAAGCAAATGAACCAAGTGAGGAAAGATGACTTTTGTGACCACATGAGAAGGCTTGGGAGGTTGTCACACCCTAATTTGCTCCCACTTGTTGCTTTCTATTATAGGAAAGAAGAGAAGCTCTTGGTTCATGATTTTGTTGCCAATGGAAGCTTGGCTAGTCATCTCCATG CTAAGCGAGAACCCGGGCAGCCGGGATTGGATTGGCCAACTCGGTTGATGATCATCAAAGGAGTGGCAAGGGGTTTGGCCTACCTCTACAAAGAGTTCCCCGGACTAACGGTACCCCACGGTCACCTCAAGTCTTCCAACGTGCTCCTAGACCGCAACTTCAACCCTCTCTTGGCAGAGTATGCCCTAATACCCCTAGTCAACAGAGACCATGCCCAAAAGTTCATGGTGGCTTTCAAGTCCCCGGAGTTCTATCACAACGAACGCATGTCAAAAAAGACCGATGTATGGAGCCTAGGCATACTCATCTTCGAAATGCTCACCGGAAAATTCCCAGCAAACTATCTCCAACCGGGGAAGAGAGCGAACGCGGACTTAGCGGCTTGGGTGAACTCAGTTGTGAGAGAAGAGTGGACGGGTGAAGTGTTTGACAAGGACATGAAGGGGACGACGAACGGAGAAGGTGAAATGCTGAAGTTGCTGAAGATTGGGATGTGTTGCTGTGAGAGCAGTGTAGAGGGGAGGTGGGATTGGAGAGAAGTTGTGGACAAGATTGAAGAGTTAAAGGAGAGGGACAGAGACGAAGACTACTCATCTTATGCTAGTGATGGGGATGTGTACTCTTCTAGGGCTATTTCTGAGGATGATTTCTCTTTCTCTGTTAATGCTTGA